The Pirellulales bacterium DNA window TGATCTTCGGCCACCAGTAGTGCAGCCCGCCCATGTAGGCCATCACCATTCCGCCGACCATGATGAAATGAAAATGGGCAATCACGAAGTAGGTGTCATGCACGTGTACGTCCATTCCGAGCGCCGCCAGAAACAGCCCCGTCAGCCCGCCGATCGTGAACAGCCCGATGAAGCCCAGGCAAAACAGCATTGGAGTCGCGTAGGAGATCGATCCTTTGTAGAGCGTGGCCGTCCAGTTGAAGACCTTGATCGCCGAGGGGATCGCCACGAGATAGCTCATGAACGAAAAGGCCATTGCGGCGTAAACCGATTCGCCCGCGACGAACATGTGATGCCCCCAGACGAAAAAACCGATCACTGCGATGCCGACGCTGGAGAACGCGATCGCTTTATAGCCGAACACCGTTTTTCGCGCGAAGCAGGGGAGCACCTCGCTCACGACCCCCATGCCCGGCAGGATCATGATGTACACGGCCGGATGCGAATAGAACCAGAACAGATGTTGAAACAGGACCGGATCGCCGCCCAGCGCCGGATCGAAGATGCCGATGTGCAATGTTCGCTCGGCCGCGACGAGCGCCAGCGCCGTGGCCAGCACGGGCGTTCCCAGCAGAAAGATGATCGACGTGGCGTAAATCGACCAGAGGAACAGCGGCAACCGAAACCAGGTCAATCCGGGCGCCCGCATCCGATGGATCGTGACGACGAAGTTGAGCCCGGTCAGGATCGACGAGAACCCATTAATCAGGATGCCCAGCGCCATCGGCAGGACATTGGTGTTCGACGCGGTGGTGCTATAGGGAGTGTAAAAAGTCCAGCCGGTGTCGGTGCCGCCGCTGATAATGGCCCATAGCGTAAGCGCCGCGCCGACGAGGTAAATGTACCAACTCAGCAGATTCAGCCGCGGAAAGGCGAGGTCTTTCGCCCCGATCATCATTGGCACGAAGAAATTCCCCAGCACGGCCGGAATCGATGGGATCAGGAAAAAGAACACCATGATCACGCCGTGCATCGTGAACAGCTTATTGTAGGTCTCGGTGCGCACAAGTTCGGAGTTCGGCGTCATCAATTGCAAGCGGATTAAAGTCGCCGCGGCGCCGCCGATAAAGAACATGATCGTGATCGAGATCAGATAGAGCAGCGCGATTCGCTTGTGGTCCTTCGTCAACAGCCAGGACCGCACGCCGAAGGCGACGTTCAGATAATTCGGCTCCGCCTTAACTGGATGATCCACTTTGGCCTGCGGGCTGAAGGGATCGGTGATTTCGGTCGTGCTCATGGGTTCGATCCCGGTGCTGGAGGAACAACGGGCGCTGCGGCCGGAGGTTGCGCGGCGGGCGGTTGAGCGACCGGCGGCATGGCCGAGTCGATCCGCGGCGGCGTCTCGCCCAGCCCGAGCGCCTTGATGAATTCGATCAACTTGATTAGATCGTCCTCGCTGATTTGCCCCTGGAAAGTCGGCATAATCGGCTGGTAGCCGGCGACGATCTTGGCATCCGGACTCAAGATCGATTCGCGGAGGTACGTGTCGTCGGCGGTCACGGTCCGGCCGTCGTTGAGCGGCACTTGCCGGCCATAAAGATTCTCGAGCACCGGGGCGCGGGCTTGGGCATCGGCGCTGTGGCAGGTGACGCAGCGGTAATAGAGAAACAATTTGCGGCCTTCGAGCGCGAGTGAGCCTTCCGCGCGATCTTTCAGCCACGCTTGATACTCGGCCGGGTCCGCGACGACGACCGTGCCGATCATTCCGGAATGGTTCGTGCCGCAGTATTGCGAGCAATAGAGATGAAACCGGCCGGTCTTCGTCGCCTGAAACCAAGTGTGCACGTATCGGCCCGGCAGCACATCCACCTTAGTGCGAAAGGCAGGGACGAAGAAATCGTGGATCACGTCTTCGGAAGTGAGCGTCAATTTGATGGGAACGCCGAGCGGGACGTGCAGTTCGTTGATCTCGCGCTGTCCGCCGAGATGCTGGATTTTCCACATCCACTGCTTGCCGACGACGTAGACGTCTTGCGTGCTGTCCGGCGGGCGCGCGAGGCGAAAATACACGTCCGCTCCCCAGACGAACATGATCATCGCCAACGCCAGCGGGACGACGGACCAAAACACCTCAAGCTTAGTCGAGCCCTTGATCCTCGGCGTCGTTGCTGTGCCCGAGCGGCGGCGGTACTTCACGGCGAAGACGATCACGAGCGTCACGATCAAGAGCGCGAAGAAGCCGGTGACACACAGCAAGAAGACCAGCAGGCGATCGACGTGCACGGCACTCGTCGAGGCTTGATCGGGAAATAACTGTAGTTGCGCGAGCATGACTTATCCCGCGGGAATCGGCGCGCTGCGACTCTTTCGCCGCTCGCTGCGCCACATCTTGAGGAGGAAAGCTCCGAGAGCGGCCAGCGTCGCCGCGCCCGCCAGACGGACGAAATTCATGATCGCTGGCGTGTATTGCCCGGTCGTCGGGTCG harbors:
- the ctaD gene encoding cytochrome c oxidase subunit I; the encoded protein is MSTTEITDPFSPQAKVDHPVKAEPNYLNVAFGVRSWLLTKDHKRIALLYLISITIMFFIGGAAATLIRLQLMTPNSELVRTETYNKLFTMHGVIMVFFFLIPSIPAVLGNFFVPMMIGAKDLAFPRLNLLSWYIYLVGAALTLWAIISGGTDTGWTFYTPYSTTASNTNVLPMALGILINGFSSILTGLNFVVTIHRMRAPGLTWFRLPLFLWSIYATSIIFLLGTPVLATALALVAAERTLHIGIFDPALGGDPVLFQHLFWFYSHPAVYIMILPGMGVVSEVLPCFARKTVFGYKAIAFSSVGIAVIGFFVWGHHMFVAGESVYAAMAFSFMSYLVAIPSAIKVFNWTATLYKGSISYATPMLFCLGFIGLFTIGGLTGLFLAALGMDVHVHDTYFVIAHFHFIMVGGMVMAYMGGLHYWWPKITGRLYPEGWGKLAALIVFIGFILTFLPQFALGYLGMPRRYAHYAPEYQVLNVMSSAGASILAVGYLLPLVYLIWSLRYGKLAGPNPWQATGLEWQTASPPPPDNFESTPIVTAEPYEYSGWEPEQNGH
- the coxB gene encoding cytochrome c oxidase subunit II; amino-acid sequence: MLAQLQLFPDQASTSAVHVDRLLVFLLCVTGFFALLIVTLVIVFAVKYRRRSGTATTPRIKGSTKLEVFWSVVPLALAMIMFVWGADVYFRLARPPDSTQDVYVVGKQWMWKIQHLGGQREINELHVPLGVPIKLTLTSEDVIHDFFVPAFRTKVDVLPGRYVHTWFQATKTGRFHLYCSQYCGTNHSGMIGTVVVADPAEYQAWLKDRAEGSLALEGRKLFLYYRCVTCHSADAQARAPVLENLYGRQVPLNDGRTVTADDTYLRESILSPDAKIVAGYQPIMPTFQGQISEDDLIKLIEFIKALGLGETPPRIDSAMPPVAQPPAAQPPAAAPVVPPAPGSNP